GACCATTCTGCCCGGTGGTGGCGTCCAGGATAAGATAAACTTTATGCGGCGCTTCGGGAATGACTTTTTTCATCACCCGATGAATCTTTTCAAGTTCCTGCATTAAATTGCGTTTGGTGTGCAGTCGTCCGGCGGTATCGACCAGAACGATGTCTGATCCTCTTGCTTTTGCCGCCTGCAGGGCATCATAAACAACAGAGCCGGGATCACCGCCCGGCTGATTGTGGATAAAATCCGAATGGGTACGCTCCGCCCATATCTTTAACTGATCAATGGCCGCAGCACGAAACGTATCTGCGGCCGCCATCAGAACCGTTTTTCCCTGCGTCTGAAACAGAGCGGAAAGTTTGCCGATGGTTGTGGTTTTACCCACCCCATTGACGCCGACAATGCTGATCACACAGGGTTTTTCAGTCATCGAATCAGCAGGAGCCTGTTCAAGTTCAGCTGCGAGCTGTGCCTTTAATTCATCAAACACAGATTCTTTGCTCACTTTATTCATACGGTCACGTAAATCATCAATAATGCGTTCAGCCGTATCCACTCCCATATCACTGAGCAATAAGAGTTCTTCGATTTCATCAAGCACATCCTGGTCGAGCTGGCCTCCACCCACCAATTGTGAAATACCGTCAACCAGTCCGCTGCGCGTTTTGGATAATCCTTTTGATAATTTTGAAAAAATGCTCACGTATTGGTTTCTTCCTTTTTTCAATTTACGAACCACATCCTGATGGGTTCGGTAGTAACTCACCAACGTCGCGGGAATCAGCACAAGCGAGACTGTAAGCAGAATCCATTTGACAACCGGAATTCCTATAGTAAAACTGATAATCACCAGCGCCAGACAGGTGGCCGTGTATTTGCCCAGTGTATCCGATTCTGCAATCAGGCGAATTTTAGAGATCACAAAAAGACTGGTCACCAGAAGGATAACATCACGCCCGATGACAATCAAAGCATACCAGAGGGGTAAACTTTTATTTGCGGCGAGAACCAGCATGACAATACCGACACTCAATTTGTCAATGACCGGATCCAGGATACGTCCGAGATCGGATTTCTGGTTATAATAGCGGGCAACGCGTCCATCAAGAAAATCGGTTACCCCGGCCAGAAACATAAACAGCAGCGCGTAATAATCGGAGGATGGCGTATCCTGCTGCAGAAAATAAACGATAAACGGCAGGAAAATGATCCGCGCCAATGTAATAAAGTTAGCAGCGCTCAACCGATGTTCATCTTCTTTGATGATGTGAAACAGGGCAAATTTCATTTGCGGTCCCATTCAGTTTATTGAAAAGAAACATACAACCCGGTTAAGCCACTCGTGCATTACGAAAATACTTTAATCGCGTCCAGTATCAGTCCCGGCTTTTTAAAAAGTGCGATTTTAAACAAAGAAATAAAGGTACGTTTATTTTCAGGTATTTTGAGAACAGAGGTTGCAATAGTTTCAAGTTCATCGTCTGTTAAATTGTAGACATAATTTTTGATCTTGTAGCTCAGTCTGTGATTCCTGCCTTCTTTTTTATGCCAGAGTTTTTCATATTCTTTCAGGCGTTTTGCACTGACATTCTGTTCGGCCACCGCTTTTGCGGCCACGCGTCCCGCGAATTGTCCCGCCAGCATGCCGCTGGCGATACCGCCGCCGGACATGGGATTGGCCTGATGCGCTGCGTCACCGGCCAGCATAAAACCATCTGCCGTGATGCAGTCGAGGGTCTGGTCGCAGGGTACACTGCCCGCCACGGCAGACAAAACCGATGCCTCGGGAAAAAAAGCCTGCATAAATTCGACCAGATACTCACGCGGTGTTTTCTCGGCAGCAAAGGTGCCGGAAATACCCAGACCGATATTTGCCACGCCCTCTCCCTTTGGAAATACCCAGACATAGCCTTGCGGCGCCAGATGCGTTGAAAAATACATATGCAACGTATCTTCACGGGCGTGCACATTTGCCGCGGTCACCTGATAACAGGTTTCGATATCGCTCAGGGAGGTATGCGTGCTGATACCGGCCCAGCGTCCGGCGCGTGATTCAACGCCGTCCGCGCCAATGACGATTTTTGCCTTGATCTCAACATGTTTGCCCAGATGCGTCATACGCACACCGGTAACGGCATTGTCCGGCTTGACAAGACCATAGACATAAGCGCGCGTCAACACATCAGCGCCGGCATCCACAGCTAGGCGCGCCAGATCATAATCGAAACGCTTGCGGTTGAGAATAAACCCTTTTTCATTTTCAAGACTTGCGGAAACCGCTTGTCCGGCCGGAGAATACAAATTCACCCGGGCGATGACCTGTTCGATCCAATCCGGATGAATTCTGTCAACACTCTCCAGTAAACCTTTTTCACTCACACCCTCGGCGCAACGCACGGGAATGCCTATATCCCGGTCTTTTTCCAGAACCAACACCGACGCTCCACCGCGTGCAGCAAAACGCGCTGCTGTGGTGCCTGCCGGTCCGGCGCCAATGACGATCACATCATATTCACTTTTCATCGATCACCTCCAAAGCCCGCACCGGACACACTTTGATACAGCGAAGACACAGGGTACACTTTTCCCGATCGATGGTCAAACTCATTTCCGGCAATTCTATTGCGTCGACCGGACAAACAGCCACAGCAGGTGCCGCACAGATCACATTCACGATGCTCGCAGATCACTTTTTTCATCTCGTCTCCTGGTCAAAATCGCACGCTGTTTTTCTGGTAATAGCCAGCAGCCTGTTCGTTTTGCCTGATTCTATTCATGCTGATGTTTACTGATCGTCTTTTCAACCGGGATCGGATACTCTCCGGTAAAGCAAGCGGTACAATACCCGCCGCAATCCGACGGCACCGAATCCAGCAGACTTTTTACGGATAAATAGTGCAGACTGTCACAGCCCATATAATCGCGTATTTCATCCACGCTCATCTTGTTGGCGATCAATTGATGCTTTTCGGGAAAATCCATGCCGTAAAAACAGGGAGAAATGATGGGCGGGGAGCTGACACGTACATGTACTTCTTTGGCTCCGGCCTGACGGAGCAAGGTGACCAGTTGCCGAAGCGTGGTACCCCGGACTATCGAGTCCTCAACCACCACAACCCGGCGGCCCTTTAAAATCCCGCGCACCGGATTAAACTTGACGCGCACGCCGAAATCGCGCATATCCTGTTTGGGGCTGATAAACGTACGGCCGATATAGTGATTGCGTATCAATCCCAGTTCAAATTTCAATCCCGACCGCCTGGAATATCCGACAGCCGCGGTATTGCTCGAGTCAGGTACTGATATGACAATATCCGCATCTGCAGGACTTTCCAAAGCCAGATTTTTCCCCAGTTTGCGCCGCACTTTGTCCACATTTTCATTGAAAATCCGGCTGTCCGGTCTGGAAAAATAAATAAATTCAAAAATACATTTATGAGATCCATTGGATTCAATGAACGGTGTATGTTTAAATCCATGTTTGGAAATTTCAACCGGCTCACCCGGCTGAACATCACCGTAATACTCGGCGCGCACCAGATCGAGGGCACAGGTTTCGGATACAGCGAAAAAGACTCCTTCTTTGCGTCCCAGACACAGGGGCCGGACGCCGTTCGCATCCCGCATAACAAACACCCGGTTTTTCGCCATCAGGGCAATTGAAAAAGCGCCTCGAACCTGCCGCAGCGCAGATACGATCCGCTCTTCCAGGGTTTCATCCTGAGCACGCGCAATCAGATGCGCCAGAACTTCGGTATCTGACGTGGTTTGAAAAATTGCGCCTTCATTGACCAGATGTCTGCGCAGAGTTCCTGAATTGGTAAAATTTCCATTATGACTGATGGCGATGGGACCGTCCTTGGTGTTGGCCAGCAGCGGTTGAGCATTCAATATATGTGTGCCGCCGGTAGTCGAATAGCGGTTATGGCCAATGGCCATATCACCCTCGAGCTCTTCCAGCACCGACTGATCAGAAAACACATCC
This genomic window from candidate division KSB1 bacterium contains:
- the ftsY gene encoding signal recognition particle-docking protein FtsY, which gives rise to MKFALFHIIKEDEHRLSAANFITLARIIFLPFIVYFLQQDTPSSDYYALLFMFLAGVTDFLDGRVARYYNQKSDLGRILDPVIDKLSVGIVMLVLAANKSLPLWYALIVIGRDVILLVTSLFVISKIRLIAESDTLGKYTATCLALVIISFTIGIPVVKWILLTVSLVLIPATLVSYYRTHQDVVRKLKKGRNQYVSIFSKLSKGLSKTRSGLVDGISQLVGGGQLDQDVLDEIEELLLLSDMGVDTAERIIDDLRDRMNKVSKESVFDELKAQLAAELEQAPADSMTEKPCVISIVGVNGVGKTTTIGKLSALFQTQGKTVLMAAADTFRAAAIDQLKIWAERTHSDFIHNQPGGDPGSVVYDALQAAKARGSDIVLVDTAGRLHTKRNLMQELEKIHRVMKKVIPEAPHKVYLILDATTGQNGLSQAKQFTQIVDVDGVILAKLDGTAKGGIVFSIQRELGLPVRYVGVGEQVDDLTEFDPETFVEALLQ
- the purF gene encoding amidophosphoribosyltransferase, with product MNIKYSALDKPESNCGVVAAVGTPEASFLTYLALYALQHRGQESAGIVSFDRKYVHKHVGEGLVADVFSDQSVLEELEGDMAIGHNRYSTTGGTHILNAQPLLANTKDGPIAISHNGNFTNSGTLRRHLVNEGAIFQTTSDTEVLAHLIARAQDETLEERIVSALRQVRGAFSIALMAKNRVFVMRDANGVRPLCLGRKEGVFFAVSETCALDLVRAEYYGDVQPGEPVEISKHGFKHTPFIESNGSHKCIFEFIYFSRPDSRIFNENVDKVRRKLGKNLALESPADADIVISVPDSSNTAAVGYSRRSGLKFELGLIRNHYIGRTFISPKQDMRDFGVRVKFNPVRGILKGRRVVVVEDSIVRGTTLRQLVTLLRQAGAKEVHVRVSSPPIISPCFYGMDFPEKHQLIANKMSVDEIRDYMGCDSLHYLSVKSLLDSVPSDCGGYCTACFTGEYPIPVEKTISKHQHE
- a CDS encoding NAD(P)/FAD-dependent oxidoreductase — protein: MKSEYDVIVIGAGPAGTTAARFAARGGASVLVLEKDRDIGIPVRCAEGVSEKGLLESVDRIHPDWIEQVIARVNLYSPAGQAVSASLENEKGFILNRKRFDYDLARLAVDAGADVLTRAYVYGLVKPDNAVTGVRMTHLGKHVEIKAKIVIGADGVESRAGRWAGISTHTSLSDIETCYQVTAANVHAREDTLHMYFSTHLAPQGYVWVFPKGEGVANIGLGISGTFAAEKTPREYLVEFMQAFFPEASVLSAVAGSVPCDQTLDCITADGFMLAGDAAHQANPMSGGGIASGMLAGQFAGRVAAKAVAEQNVSAKRLKEYEKLWHKKEGRNHRLSYKIKNYVYNLTDDELETIATSVLKIPENKRTFISLFKIALFKKPGLILDAIKVFS